In one window of Opitutaceae bacterium DNA:
- the hemE gene encoding uroporphyrinogen decarboxylase, with protein sequence MTSRERFLNACHNQPVDRPPVWVMRQAGRYLPEYRDLRAKHDFVTLVTTPDLATEVTLQPLRRFDLDAAILFSDILVVPEAMGLPYSFRDGGGIAMDFAIRSDGDFDRLLTGDVRPRLDYVYRAIRQVRKALSPDKALLGFAGSPWTLATYMIEGGSSKEFTAAKNLFHSQPGLFERLMERLTEAVGQYLDGQIAAGVDAVQIFDSWGGALPGVDYDRGSLQWIRRLVRIVNGRVPVILYARNTYASAGLQAESGIQVLSLDWTVDMAEARARLPDSLALQGNLDPILMETTPTTVVRETNRLLESMRGRPGYIVNLGHGIHPQAKIECMAALVETVERFR encoded by the coding sequence ATGACTTCCAGGGAACGCTTTCTCAATGCCTGCCACAACCAGCCGGTGGACCGACCGCCCGTCTGGGTCATGCGTCAGGCCGGCCGCTATCTCCCGGAGTACCGCGATCTGCGGGCCAAACACGATTTCGTGACCCTGGTGACGACCCCGGACCTGGCCACCGAAGTCACTCTTCAGCCCCTCCGCCGCTTCGACCTCGACGCCGCCATTCTCTTTTCCGATATCCTCGTCGTGCCCGAGGCGATGGGTCTGCCCTATTCCTTCCGCGACGGAGGCGGTATCGCGATGGATTTCGCCATCCGGTCGGACGGCGACTTCGACCGACTCCTGACCGGCGACGTCCGCCCCCGCCTCGATTACGTCTACCGGGCCATCCGGCAGGTCCGGAAGGCTCTCTCCCCGGACAAGGCCCTCCTCGGCTTTGCCGGATCCCCCTGGACACTCGCGACCTACATGATCGAGGGAGGCAGTTCCAAGGAATTCACTGCCGCCAAGAATCTCTTTCACTCACAGCCCGGGCTCTTCGAAAGACTCATGGAACGGCTGACCGAAGCGGTTGGTCAATACCTCGATGGCCAGATTGCGGCCGGTGTCGATGCCGTCCAGATCTTCGACTCATGGGGAGGCGCCCTTCCCGGGGTCGACTACGACCGCGGGTCCCTCCAATGGATCCGTCGGCTCGTCCGGATCGTCAATGGCCGGGTCCCGGTCATTCTTTACGCACGCAATACCTACGCCAGTGCCGGGCTCCAGGCCGAATCCGGCATTCAGGTGCTCAGCCTCGACTGGACAGTCGACATGGCCGAAGCCCGTGCCAGACTGCCTGATTCGCTCGCCCTCCAGGGAAACCTTGATCCGATCCTGATGGAAACCACACCCACGACCGTCGTCCGCGAAACCAACCGCCTCCTCGAGTCCATGCGGGGCAGGCCCGGGTACATCGTCAATCTCGGACACGGCATCCATCCCCAGGCGAAAATCGAATGCATGGCCGCCCTTGTTGAAACCGTGGAGAGATTCCGATGA
- a CDS encoding metal ABC transporter permease: MSLETIFLDPFRFEFMQRGLASALFLSVSGGLLGSLLVLRRLALMGDALAHSLLPGIGLSYLFFGPSPIGLFAGALAAGLLTTLGSALISRLTRVKEEAAFAAIFIVLFGLGVALLTAIGPQVKLLPMLFGNILGVTQADLYLAAGASTLAVAVVVLFQRSLILETFDPIFFRATGGHGGFIHLSILALTSINLLAALQAMGIVLALGLFILPAVTAYLWTDRLTVLFGLAIAAAMVSSVAGLLTSYHFGLASGACIVMALGFLFLASALASPRYGMIGRLVRSRLEGRGVLRSPN; the protein is encoded by the coding sequence ATGAGTCTCGAAACCATATTTCTTGACCCGTTCCGATTCGAGTTCATGCAGCGGGGATTGGCCTCGGCTCTCTTTCTGAGCGTGAGCGGCGGCCTTCTCGGATCCCTTCTCGTCCTCCGCCGCCTCGCCCTGATGGGCGATGCCCTCGCCCATTCCCTCCTGCCGGGCATCGGCCTCTCTTATCTCTTTTTCGGCCCCAGTCCGATCGGACTTTTCGCCGGCGCCCTCGCCGCCGGCCTTCTGACGACTCTCGGCAGCGCCCTCATCAGCCGCCTGACCCGGGTCAAGGAGGAAGCCGCCTTCGCCGCCATCTTCATCGTCCTCTTCGGACTGGGCGTCGCCCTGCTCACCGCAATCGGGCCACAGGTCAAACTCCTGCCCATGCTTTTTGGGAATATCCTCGGAGTGACCCAGGCGGATCTCTACCTGGCCGCGGGCGCCTCAACCCTCGCCGTCGCCGTCGTGGTCCTTTTTCAACGCAGCCTCATTCTGGAGACATTCGACCCGATCTTTTTCCGCGCCACCGGAGGACACGGCGGATTCATACACCTCTCGATCCTCGCTCTCACCTCAATCAACCTCCTGGCCGCCCTTCAGGCCATGGGCATCGTTCTTGCCCTCGGACTCTTCATCCTCCCCGCCGTCACCGCTTACCTCTGGACCGACCGCCTGACGGTCCTATTCGGCCTGGCAATCGCCGCTGCCATGGTCAGTTCGGTCGCCGGTCTCCTCACCAGCTACCACTTTGGACTCGCCAGCGGAGCCTGCATCGTCATGGCACTCGGCTTCCTCTTTCTGGCCTCCGCCCTCGCCAGTCCACGCTACGGCATGATCGGCCGTCTTGTCCGCTCCCGCCTCGAGGGACGCGGTGTTCTGCGCTCGCCGAACTGA
- a CDS encoding metal ABC transporter ATP-binding protein encodes MNPYILRFHDVSVHFGRRPALEAVDAQFLCNSLTAVVGPNGAGKTTLLRSILGWHPLSSGEIRIGDSHAHHALPRLAYLPQRAEIDWDFPITVGSVVKQGRYPHLGPFRGFGPDDHEAVRSAIQEMGLENIIDRQIRKLSGGQQQRVFLARALAQGADIFLLDEPFSNLDMRATADLLTLFRKWKSQGRTLLAVVHDLELARRYFDQAILLRTRVIATGDPDTVLSAENIRTAYGNDAPVPPTP; translated from the coding sequence GTGAACCCCTACATCCTTCGGTTCCATGACGTATCCGTCCACTTTGGACGGCGACCCGCCCTCGAGGCGGTCGACGCCCAATTCCTCTGCAACTCCCTGACCGCGGTGGTCGGTCCCAACGGCGCCGGCAAGACCACCCTTCTTCGATCAATCCTCGGCTGGCATCCGCTCAGCTCCGGCGAAATCCGGATCGGCGACTCTCACGCCCATCACGCCCTCCCCCGCCTGGCTTATCTGCCCCAGCGGGCGGAAATCGACTGGGATTTTCCCATCACCGTCGGCTCCGTGGTCAAGCAGGGACGCTACCCGCACCTCGGTCCCTTTCGCGGATTCGGTCCCGACGATCACGAGGCTGTCCGCTCAGCCATCCAGGAGATGGGACTCGAAAACATCATCGACCGCCAGATCCGGAAGCTCTCGGGCGGACAGCAACAACGGGTCTTTCTCGCCCGCGCGCTCGCCCAGGGGGCAGACATCTTCCTCCTCGACGAACCGTTCAGCAATCTGGACATGCGGGCGACCGCCGATCTCCTCACGCTCTTCCGGAAATGGAAAAGCCAGGGCCGCACCCTGCTGGCCGTCGTCCATGACCTGGAACTCGCCCGACGTTACTTCGACCAGGCAATCCTTCTCCGGACCCGCGTCATCGCGACCGGCGACCCCGACACCGTTCTGAGCGCCGAAAATATCCGTACCGCCTACGGCAATGACGCTCCCGTTCCACCCACGCCATGA
- a CDS encoding zinc ABC transporter substrate-binding protein: MTSILSVHSAARLAIVLLLSGSFLAAAGQKTSESPNPRVVTTNPILHDMVLHVGGDRVEAICLLPPGLDIHSFDPTPATIRDLTDADLLVINGFGLETTLDPILENADFKGRLVEAAVRSRLISIDPTDHDPLDDHDHHHGPVDPHAWQDLRNAVTYAEVIRDALIDINPLERDTYLRLTELYTRELLALDSWTRRQLLNLPAGSRSILVSHQGLEYFGRAYGLKIVSVVGLSPYQDPDARQISAIIDDLRARRIQGIFVEYGSNQGVIRQIARESGIPVGETLYTGTLGSPGELSATFTGMFALNVIRILRILDPEAATLP; the protein is encoded by the coding sequence GTGACCTCCATCCTGTCCGTCCATTCCGCGGCCCGTCTTGCCATCGTCCTGCTTCTGAGCGGCAGCTTCCTTGCCGCCGCCGGACAGAAGACGTCGGAATCCCCCAATCCGAGAGTGGTCACGACCAATCCCATCCTGCACGATATGGTGCTCCATGTCGGCGGTGATCGGGTGGAGGCCATCTGCCTGCTGCCCCCCGGCCTCGACATCCATTCCTTCGATCCGACGCCGGCCACTATCCGCGACCTGACCGATGCGGATCTTCTCGTCATCAATGGTTTCGGCTTGGAGACCACGCTCGATCCGATTCTCGAGAATGCCGACTTCAAGGGACGATTGGTCGAGGCCGCGGTGCGTTCCCGGCTCATCTCAATCGACCCGACCGATCACGATCCGCTCGATGACCATGACCATCACCACGGTCCCGTCGATCCCCACGCCTGGCAGGACCTCAGGAATGCCGTCACCTACGCCGAGGTCATCCGTGATGCGCTCATCGACATCAATCCCCTCGAACGCGACACCTACCTGCGGCTGACGGAACTCTACACCCGCGAACTACTTGCCCTCGACAGTTGGACCCGCCGCCAGTTGCTCAATCTGCCGGCCGGATCCCGCTCCATCCTCGTTTCCCACCAGGGCCTCGAATACTTCGGACGGGCCTACGGCCTGAAAATCGTCTCCGTGGTCGGCTTGTCCCCCTACCAGGACCCGGACGCCCGCCAGATCAGTGCCATCATCGACGACCTGAGGGCTCGCCGAATTCAGGGAATCTTTGTCGAGTACGGTTCCAACCAGGGCGTCATCCGGCAAATCGCCCGGGAAAGCGGCATTCCGGTCGGCGAAACCCTCTACACCGGCACACTCGGATCCCCGGGCGAGCTCTCGGCGACCTTCACCGGTATGTTCGCCCTCAACGTGATCCGCATCCTGCGCATCCTCGATCCGGAGGCAGCGACACTGCCATGA
- a CDS encoding ATP-dependent Clp protease proteolytic subunit, with product MRFTQISPIIALSAILVNGLPVSAQETGSLEPMVVETDADDLEGVTVQVVMESGDSGASAVADDQSESEDREMKALREKRDRLSILNQIAAEEQKQQLNELKAERERIALENGLAREKLALEMAEAKAALDRLSLEVEQVNKQLSLEGAMRKKALETELADMRAEEERLKLANSLAGQSIEARMIDYRLKEAEFKNEKTGLENEVARLQAELIKREKTEILEDQVVAERDYRIDPFLDGQLVVSDRRIALNGPIFQETADYVAERIAFFNNQNDEFPIFIVIDYSPGGSAMAGFKILRSMQGSEAPVYVVVKSYAASMAAAIATLAERSFAYPNAIMLHHQAATIVWGNLTQQREALEQAQKWWTRLAEPIAAKMGITLDEFIERMYQKNSDGNWSEFADEAVKLGWIDEIATNVRETSYVKNPDRFGSSVPVTVRLEERIDDKGKPYAMLPRLVPFDHYYLYNPDKYYRLP from the coding sequence ATGCGGTTCACTCAAATATCCCCAATCATCGCGCTTTCGGCAATTCTCGTCAATGGGTTGCCCGTGTCTGCGCAGGAGACCGGCAGTCTTGAGCCCATGGTGGTGGAGACGGATGCCGACGACCTTGAGGGCGTCACCGTCCAGGTGGTGATGGAGTCGGGTGACTCCGGGGCGAGTGCCGTCGCCGACGATCAATCCGAATCCGAGGACCGCGAGATGAAGGCGTTGCGGGAAAAGCGCGACCGGCTTTCCATCCTCAATCAGATTGCGGCGGAGGAGCAGAAGCAGCAGCTCAACGAATTGAAAGCGGAGCGGGAGCGGATCGCTCTTGAGAACGGACTGGCTCGGGAGAAGCTGGCTCTGGAAATGGCCGAGGCCAAGGCGGCCCTGGATCGACTGAGCCTGGAGGTGGAGCAGGTGAACAAACAGCTCTCGCTGGAAGGGGCGATGCGCAAGAAGGCGCTTGAGACAGAACTGGCGGATATGCGGGCGGAGGAGGAGCGCCTGAAGCTGGCCAATTCGCTGGCGGGACAATCGATCGAGGCACGGATGATCGACTACCGCCTGAAGGAAGCCGAATTCAAGAACGAGAAGACCGGGCTGGAGAACGAAGTCGCCCGACTGCAGGCGGAATTGATCAAACGGGAGAAGACTGAGATACTTGAAGACCAGGTGGTTGCGGAAAGGGACTATCGGATCGATCCGTTTCTTGACGGCCAGTTGGTGGTGAGCGATCGACGGATTGCCCTGAATGGCCCGATCTTCCAGGAGACGGCCGATTACGTGGCGGAGCGGATTGCCTTCTTCAACAACCAGAATGACGAGTTTCCGATCTTCATCGTGATCGATTATTCGCCGGGCGGCTCGGCCATGGCGGGGTTCAAGATCCTGCGATCAATGCAGGGAAGCGAGGCGCCCGTTTACGTGGTGGTGAAATCGTATGCGGCGAGCATGGCGGCAGCCATCGCGACGCTGGCCGAGCGGTCGTTTGCCTATCCCAACGCCATCATGCTTCATCACCAGGCCGCGACCATCGTCTGGGGCAACCTGACCCAGCAGCGCGAGGCGCTCGAGCAGGCCCAGAAATGGTGGACAAGGCTGGCCGAACCGATCGCGGCCAAGATGGGTATCACCCTCGATGAATTCATCGAGAGGATGTATCAGAAGAACTCGGACGGCAACTGGAGCGAGTTTGCCGATGAGGCGGTCAAACTCGGATGGATCGACGAGATTGCCACCAATGTCCGGGAGACCTCCTATGTGAAGAATCCCGACCGGTTTGGCTCGTCCGTTCCCGTCACGGTCCGCCTGGAAGAACGCATCGATGACAAGGGCAAGCCCTATGCGATGCTTCCCCGGCTGGTCCCGTTCGACCACTATTACCTCTACAATCCGGACAAGTACTACCGGCTGCCCTGA
- a CDS encoding response regulator transcription factor, producing MVARPKPLILIVEDDEALASAIQEHLEHAGMLTQVYHRTAHAKRFLENNFANLMLLDVTLPDQDGFTFLEELRRKETAVPTIFLTGNDSEVSKVKGLEIGADDYVTKPFSAAELVARIHAVLRRAESAGDHNVTKNVRVTDEPFGFAGGTVDPGTMSINFENGESEKIGRKELGILAYLNANPRSIITRKNLIHSVWGLHADVRSRSLDQYIVKIRDIFNRNDRPLDCLRTIHGIGYEFDPDDAAAPDASSVAASSKA from the coding sequence ATGGTAGCCCGTCCCAAACCGCTCATCCTAATCGTCGAAGACGACGAGGCCCTTGCCTCAGCGATCCAGGAGCATCTCGAACACGCCGGGATGCTGACCCAGGTCTACCACCGGACTGCTCACGCCAAGCGCTTCCTGGAGAACAACTTCGCCAACCTGATGCTGCTCGACGTGACCCTTCCCGACCAGGACGGGTTCACCTTCCTTGAGGAACTCCGACGCAAGGAGACGGCCGTGCCGACCATCTTTCTCACCGGGAACGACTCTGAAGTCTCCAAGGTCAAAGGCCTGGAAATCGGTGCTGACGATTACGTGACCAAACCGTTCAGCGCCGCCGAATTGGTGGCGCGGATCCACGCCGTGCTTCGACGGGCCGAATCAGCCGGCGACCATAACGTGACCAAGAACGTCCGGGTTACGGATGAACCTTTCGGTTTTGCCGGCGGGACTGTTGATCCCGGCACCATGTCGATCAACTTTGAAAACGGCGAATCCGAAAAGATCGGCCGGAAGGAACTGGGTATCCTTGCCTACCTCAATGCCAATCCGCGGTCCATCATCACCCGGAAAAACCTGATCCATTCGGTCTGGGGCCTGCACGCCGACGTCAGGAGCCGCTCGCTCGATCAGTACATCGTGAAGATCAGGGACATCTTCAACCGCAACGATCGCCCGCTCGATTGCCTGCGCACCATCCACGGAATCGGCTACGAGTTCGATCCCGATGATGCCGCCGCACCTGACGCCTCGTCAGTCGCCGCAAGCTCCAAAGCCTGA
- the hisG gene encoding ATP phosphoribosyltransferase, protein MSDSKPLLMIGLPKGSLEEATRALFAKAGFRISVSSRSYRPVFDDPELDGRLVRAQEISRYVDHGYFDCGLTGQDWILENESDVVEVCDLIYSRASNARSRWVIAVPEESPIRRVEDLEGRRVATELVGTTRRFLESKGVKAEVEFSWGATEVKVPDLVDAIVDITETGSSLRANKLRIVDTLMLTNTKFIANRVSWANPEKRRKIETIALLLKAALEAESKVGLKLNTPKAGLEELLKSLPALRNPTVSPLTSPDWVALETVIDESVVREIIPRLKELGAEGIIEYPLNKVVY, encoded by the coding sequence GTGTCAGACAGCAAGCCACTCCTCATGATCGGATTGCCCAAGGGAAGTCTCGAAGAGGCAACCCGGGCGCTCTTCGCGAAAGCGGGATTTCGCATCTCGGTCAGCTCCCGTTCTTATCGACCGGTTTTCGACGATCCTGAGCTCGACGGGCGGCTTGTCCGGGCCCAGGAAATCAGCCGTTACGTCGACCATGGGTATTTTGATTGCGGTCTGACCGGGCAGGATTGGATCCTCGAGAACGAATCCGATGTGGTTGAGGTCTGCGATCTGATCTACAGCCGGGCCTCCAATGCCAGGTCTCGCTGGGTGATCGCGGTCCCGGAAGAGTCGCCGATCCGCCGGGTGGAGGACCTGGAGGGCAGGCGGGTCGCCACCGAACTGGTTGGCACGACCCGCCGGTTCCTGGAATCGAAGGGGGTAAAGGCCGAGGTGGAGTTTTCCTGGGGTGCGACGGAGGTGAAGGTCCCGGACCTGGTCGATGCCATCGTGGATATCACGGAGACGGGCAGTTCGCTGCGGGCGAACAAGCTGCGGATCGTCGATACCCTCATGTTGACCAACACGAAGTTCATCGCCAATCGAGTCAGCTGGGCGAATCCGGAAAAGCGCCGCAAGATCGAGACGATCGCGCTGCTGCTGAAAGCGGCCCTGGAGGCCGAAAGCAAGGTCGGGCTCAAGCTGAACACGCCCAAGGCCGGACTGGAGGAACTCCTCAAATCGCTCCCGGCCCTGCGCAATCCGACGGTTTCTCCCCTGACCAGCCCGGACTGGGTGGCGCTGGAGACGGTCATCGATGAAAGCGTGGTGCGCGAAATCATTCCCCGGCTGAAGGAATTGGGGGCCGAAGGGATTATTGAATACCCGCTGAACAAGGTGGTCTACTGA
- a CDS encoding carbon-nitrogen hydrolase: MTVRVGLIQTSASEDAAANLEKTIALVHRAADAGAQIICLQELFLTPYFCKREDVGLFALAEPVPGPTTDRMVEVARERAVVLVVSLFEKRASGLYHNTAAVIDADGRYLGKYRKMHIPDDPLYYEKFYFTPGDLGYRSWKTRYGTIGVLICWDQWYPEAARLTALSGAQILFYPTAIGWHLHEKETHGAAHHTAWETVQRGHAVANGCYVVAVNRIGLEESIEFFGGSFVADPHGQLLHKSPHDREEVAVVDVDLESIDDVRCNWPFLRDRRIDTYGDLQKRYID; the protein is encoded by the coding sequence ATGACGGTCAGAGTCGGATTGATCCAGACCTCCGCTTCGGAGGATGCGGCGGCAAATCTTGAAAAGACAATTGCGCTGGTGCACCGGGCGGCGGATGCGGGGGCGCAGATCATCTGCCTGCAGGAACTCTTCCTGACCCCGTATTTCTGCAAGCGTGAGGATGTGGGTCTCTTTGCCCTGGCCGAGCCGGTGCCGGGGCCGACGACCGACCGGATGGTCGAGGTGGCACGGGAGCGGGCCGTGGTCCTGGTGGTGTCACTCTTTGAGAAGAGGGCATCGGGATTGTATCACAATACTGCGGCGGTCATCGATGCGGACGGGAGGTACCTGGGCAAGTACCGGAAGATGCATATCCCGGACGATCCCCTCTACTACGAGAAATTCTATTTCACGCCCGGAGACCTCGGTTACCGCTCCTGGAAGACCCGCTACGGGACGATCGGCGTGCTCATCTGCTGGGACCAATGGTATCCCGAGGCGGCCCGGCTGACCGCGCTTTCCGGGGCGCAGATTCTCTTCTATCCGACCGCGATCGGCTGGCATCTACACGAAAAAGAGACTCACGGCGCCGCTCACCACACCGCCTGGGAAACCGTCCAGCGGGGCCATGCCGTGGCCAACGGCTGTTACGTGGTCGCGGTCAACCGCATCGGGTTGGAGGAGTCGATCGAGTTCTTCGGCGGCTCATTTGTCGCCGATCCCCACGGACAACTCCTGCACAAATCCCCTCATGACCGGGAGGAAGTCGCGGTTGTCGATGTTGACCTGGAGAGCATCGACGACGTCCGTTGCAACTGGCCCTTCCTGCGTGACCGGAGGATCGATACCTACGGCGATCTGCAGAAGCGCTACATCGACTGA
- a CDS encoding agmatine deiminase family protein, translating into MDASGPTPSALGFRMPAEWSRQRAVWLSWPHKLDTWPGKFGPIPAKFAEIAAVISRHEEVGINCAAALQAGALTLLRDAGAEVARIHLYDHPTNDTWCRDHGPIFVRHPETGEVAATDWRYNAWGGKYPPFDLDNRIPERIAAVRGYRRFAFDLILEGGSLDVNGVGDLLTTEACLLNPNRNPTRSRGEIETALREGLGVERIHWLADGIIGDDTDGHVDDLSRFFSPTGIVTCLEPNTADANHPILQDNFERLHGLRDGSGQPFEIRTLPMPEPCFHEDQQMPASYANFLIINDAVLMPTFRQADRDTEAAAVLAGCFPGRKVIPVDCLDLVWGLGTLHCISQQEPEGRVGGG; encoded by the coding sequence ATGGATGCGTCCGGACCGACCCCTTCCGCCCTCGGGTTCCGGATGCCGGCGGAGTGGTCGCGGCAGCGTGCGGTCTGGTTGTCCTGGCCGCATAAACTGGATACATGGCCGGGGAAGTTCGGCCCGATTCCGGCCAAGTTTGCCGAGATCGCGGCCGTCATCAGCCGCCATGAGGAGGTGGGCATCAATTGTGCGGCCGCACTGCAGGCCGGCGCCCTCACTCTGCTCCGTGATGCGGGCGCGGAGGTGGCTCGCATCCATCTTTACGATCATCCGACCAATGACACCTGGTGTCGGGATCACGGGCCGATCTTTGTCCGTCACCCGGAGACCGGGGAGGTCGCGGCGACCGACTGGCGTTACAATGCGTGGGGAGGCAAGTACCCACCCTTTGATCTCGACAACCGGATACCGGAGCGGATTGCCGCGGTTCGCGGTTACCGCCGTTTCGCCTTTGACCTGATCCTCGAGGGCGGCTCGCTGGACGTGAACGGGGTGGGGGACCTCCTGACCACGGAGGCCTGCCTGCTCAACCCGAACCGCAATCCGACGCGTTCGCGTGGAGAGATCGAAACGGCCCTGCGGGAGGGGCTTGGGGTTGAGCGGATCCATTGGTTGGCGGACGGCATCATCGGAGACGACACGGACGGTCATGTGGATGACCTGTCGCGTTTCTTCTCACCAACCGGTATCGTCACCTGTCTTGAGCCCAATACGGCAGATGCCAATCACCCGATCCTGCAGGATAACTTCGAGCGTCTCCATGGACTCAGGGACGGTTCCGGGCAACCCTTCGAAATCCGCACTCTTCCGATGCCGGAACCGTGTTTCCATGAGGACCAGCAGATGCCGGCCAGCTATGCGAATTTCCTGATCATCAACGACGCGGTCCTGATGCCGACCTTCCGACAGGCTGACCGGGACACCGAGGCGGCCGCTGTTCTGGCGGGTTGTTTTCCGGGCCGTAAGGTCATCCCGGTCGACTGCCTGGACCTGGTCTGGGGCCTGGGCACCCTCCATTGCATTTCGCAACAGGAGCCGGAGGGCCGGGTTGGGGGTGGGTAG
- the rpsA gene encoding 30S ribosomal protein S1, with product MSSVMQDLLAQSTFETLREGSIVPGTITEIRQNEVVVDIGGKSEGVIPAVEFPDLGELQVGSQIDIFLERLENRDGNPILSFDKAEQKKNWENILTKCEEGSIVSGRVRSKVKGGLIVGIGVDAFLPASHIDVQPPKNLDQYIGQTYDFKVLKIILDRKNIVLSRRELIEETRANKRKELLDKIAPGQIRRGVVKNITDFGAFIDLDGMDGLLHITDMSWGRISHPSELLKQGEEVDVMIIEVNREKERVSLGLKQTKNNPWDKIDSKFPVGSKIRGRVVNLVPYGAFVELEQGVEGLVHVTEMSWTKRIAKPSDILKVGDEVDAVVLGIQKEEQKISLGLRQLDPNPWDMVRHNYPVGAHVRGKVRNITTYGAFVELEEGIDGMVHVSDMSWTRKVNHPSEVVKKGDEIDAMVLDVDVQQQRISLGMKQLAEDPWQNIESRFKVGDVVEGTVSKITSFGAFIELKDHIDGLVHISQITEDRVEKIKDVLKAGQAVTARVIKIDRDERRIGLSIKAANYSAEELQAEAASYDSMKDSGDLMNLGDILDEATK from the coding sequence ATGAGTTCAGTAATGCAAGACCTGCTCGCCCAGAGCACCTTTGAGACCCTCAGGGAGGGTTCGATTGTTCCGGGCACGATCACCGAAATCCGACAGAACGAAGTTGTCGTCGATATCGGTGGAAAGTCCGAAGGTGTCATTCCGGCTGTCGAGTTCCCTGATCTTGGTGAACTCCAGGTCGGCTCGCAGATCGATATTTTTCTCGAACGGCTGGAGAACCGGGACGGCAATCCGATCCTTTCGTTCGACAAGGCCGAGCAGAAGAAGAACTGGGAAAACATCCTGACCAAGTGCGAGGAGGGTTCGATTGTTTCCGGTCGGGTCCGCTCCAAGGTCAAGGGAGGCCTTATCGTCGGCATCGGTGTGGATGCCTTCCTGCCGGCTTCGCACATCGATGTGCAGCCGCCCAAGAATCTCGATCAGTACATTGGTCAGACCTACGATTTCAAGGTCCTCAAGATCATCCTCGACCGGAAGAATATCGTTCTTTCGCGTCGTGAGCTGATTGAGGAAACCCGCGCAAACAAGCGCAAGGAGCTTCTCGACAAGATTGCCCCGGGCCAGATCCGTCGCGGTGTGGTCAAGAATATCACCGATTTCGGCGCCTTCATCGATCTGGACGGTATGGACGGCCTCCTCCACATCACCGACATGAGCTGGGGTCGGATTTCCCACCCGAGCGAATTGCTCAAGCAGGGTGAGGAAGTCGATGTCATGATCATCGAGGTCAATCGCGAGAAGGAACGGGTGTCGCTCGGTCTGAAGCAGACCAAGAACAATCCCTGGGACAAGATCGACAGCAAGTTCCCGGTCGGTTCCAAGATTCGCGGCCGGGTGGTCAACCTCGTTCCCTACGGCGCCTTCGTGGAGCTGGAACAGGGCGTCGAAGGTCTGGTCCACGTGACCGAGATGTCCTGGACCAAACGGATCGCCAAGCCGAGCGATATTCTCAAGGTGGGCGACGAGGTCGATGCGGTTGTCCTCGGCATCCAGAAGGAAGAGCAGAAGATCTCTCTCGGCCTGCGTCAGCTCGATCCCAACCCCTGGGACATGGTTCGCCACAATTATCCGGTGGGCGCGCACGTCCGCGGGAAGGTCCGCAATATCACCACCTACGGTGCCTTCGTCGAACTCGAAGAGGGGATCGACGGCATGGTGCACGTCTCCGACATGTCCTGGACCCGCAAGGTCAATCACCCGAGTGAGGTGGTCAAGAAGGGCGACGAGATCGACGCGATGGTCCTGGACGTGGACGTCCAGCAGCAGCGGATTTCGCTAGGCATGAAGCAGCTGGCCGAGGATCCGTGGCAGAACATAGAGAGTCGCTTCAAGGTGGGTGATGTGGTTGAGGGCACCGTTTCGAAGATCACCTCTTTTGGTGCCTTCATCGAGCTGAAGGACCATATCGATGGTCTTGTCCACATCAGCCAGATTACCGAGGATCGGGTTGAGAAGATCAAGGATGTGCTCAAGGCCGGCCAGGCGGTCACCGCCCGCGTGATCAAGATCGATCGCGACGAACGGCGGATTGGCCTGAGCATCAAGGCAGCCAACTACAGCGCCGAGGAGTTGCAGGCCGAGGCGGCCTCTTACGACTCGATGAAGGACAGTGGCGACCTGATGAATCTCGGCGACATCCTCGACGAGGCGACCAAGTAA